In the Quercus lobata isolate SW786 chromosome 5, ValleyOak3.0 Primary Assembly, whole genome shotgun sequence genome, one interval contains:
- the LOC115990377 gene encoding agamous-like MADS-box protein AGL53, which produces MEASQPKQPEPQKKRRVRKTSFKLRNPTLKKKAMELSALCDIPVCVISYDAAEGADGKAETWPESRDDVKALIHDYKNYHGVHKKFSLVNKKKGYKEIKKKDVDSSHEHKPEEFKRVLAMWKAWLNEQHDEKSLERSWTFFDSMVCTMNKRIELLRMKRNSNYEVGSSSGSGNSGSNNNRILEFDLNN; this is translated from the coding sequence ATGGAAGCTTCACAACCAAAACAGCCTGAACCGCAAAAGAAGAGAAGAGTCCGAAAAACATCATTCAAGCTGAGAAACCCAACTCTGAAGAAGAAAGCCATGGAACTCTCTGCACTCTGCGACATCCCAGTTTGCGTGATATCTTATGATGCGGCTGAAGGGGCTGATGGCAAAGCTGAGACGTGGCCCGAAAGCCGAGACGACGTGAAAGCCTTGATTCACGACTACAAAAACTACCATGGAGTACATAAGAAATTTTCTCTTGTTAATAAGAAAAAAGGGTACAAGGAAATCAAGAAGAAAGATGTTGATTCCAGCCACGAACACAAACCAGAGGAGTTTAAAAGGGTTTTAGCCATGTGGAAAGCATGGCTTAATGAACAACATGATGAGAAGTCATTGGAGAGATCTTGGACTTTCTTTGACTCTATGGTTTGTACTATGAACAAGAGGATAGAATTGCTTAGGATGAAAAGGAATAGTAACTATGAGGTGGGAAGTAGTAGTGGTAGTGGTAATAGTGGTAGCAACAATAATAGAATTCTTGAATTTGATTTGAACAACTGA